A single genomic interval of Planctomycetota bacterium harbors:
- a CDS encoding PQQ-binding-like beta-propeller repeat protein has translation MRTPAARLRAAAAGIFLASLSACGGERLNAEMDGRQDVVWDTGDPGEREVLDEVRSLPFRHVEWEYRFSNRPIVRMTLAGDQLFLETPDNQVVAMDRFTGRVQWIFTVETDTPLDWPPVVAEGVPERKRQLETELQLLARRIEDQLRLTGPGKETQELQKRRSDLRELLKAEAYGDNVYFISRQICYCVDRLSGKLVWSRRLGFIPSARPYAIRNYVFVAGADLARVWALDVENKGLEKTFYRAEIFSRENQVLNRPIYYPPSLYFVCHDGKVYSYNVENGNLNWTYATERELKADPIIHVYRHPEEVAPSPSPAPAAAAGAGMMAPPPAAAGDDKSRKAKAQRETTFLFVGGMDNAFYALDANSGGLIWKYECGAPIKSPAVAVGETVYVATEGGALHAFEILPLHRDPKTGQALGPKRNGNLRWKLPLAERFLFKGKERIYILGPKNEIYAMDEKSGKIVGRYPTRVLQHILTNTADDHIYVANAAGYVYCLKESAQKY, from the coding sequence ATGAGGACGCCCGCCGCCCGGCTCCGCGCCGCCGCCGCCGGGATCTTCCTGGCCTCCCTGTCCGCCTGCGGCGGAGAGCGGCTCAACGCCGAAATGGACGGCCGCCAGGACGTCGTTTGGGACACGGGCGATCCGGGCGAGAGGGAAGTTCTCGACGAGGTCCGTTCGCTCCCGTTCCGCCATGTGGAGTGGGAGTACCGCTTTTCCAACCGGCCCATCGTGCGGATGACCCTGGCGGGGGACCAGCTGTTCCTGGAGACTCCCGACAACCAGGTGGTGGCCATGGACCGGTTCACCGGCCGGGTTCAGTGGATCTTCACGGTGGAGACGGACACCCCGCTGGACTGGCCTCCGGTCGTGGCCGAAGGGGTGCCGGAGCGCAAGCGGCAGCTGGAGACGGAGCTGCAGCTTCTGGCCCGGCGGATCGAGGACCAGCTGCGCCTGACGGGTCCCGGAAAGGAAACGCAGGAGCTTCAGAAGCGCCGGTCGGACCTGCGGGAGCTTCTGAAGGCGGAGGCCTACGGCGACAACGTCTACTTCATTTCCCGCCAGATCTGCTATTGCGTCGATCGCCTGTCCGGCAAGCTCGTCTGGTCGCGCCGCCTGGGCTTCATTCCCTCGGCCCGCCCGTACGCCATCCGGAATTACGTCTTCGTCGCGGGCGCGGACCTGGCGCGCGTGTGGGCGCTGGATGTCGAGAACAAGGGTCTGGAGAAGACGTTCTACCGGGCGGAGATTTTCAGCCGCGAGAACCAGGTCCTCAACCGGCCGATCTATTATCCCCCCTCGCTGTACTTCGTCTGCCACGACGGCAAGGTCTACTCCTACAACGTCGAAAACGGGAACCTCAACTGGACGTACGCGACGGAACGGGAGCTGAAGGCGGATCCGATCATCCACGTCTACCGTCATCCTGAAGAGGTGGCGCCGTCCCCTTCGCCCGCTCCGGCCGCCGCCGCGGGCGCGGGGATGATGGCTCCGCCTCCGGCCGCCGCCGGGGACGACAAGTCGCGCAAGGCCAAGGCCCAGCGGGAGACGACGTTCCTCTTCGTGGGCGGAATGGATAACGCCTTCTACGCCCTCGACGCGAATTCGGGCGGTCTCATCTGGAAGTACGAGTGCGGGGCGCCGATCAAGTCGCCCGCGGTGGCCGTGGGCGAAACGGTCTACGTGGCCACCGAGGGCGGGGCGCTTCACGCGTTCGAGATTCTGCCCCTGCATCGCGACCCCAAGACCGGCCAGGCGCTCGGCCCGAAGCGCAACGGCAACCTCCGCTGGAAGCTGCCCCTCGCGGAGCGGTTCCTCTTCAAGGGCAAGGAGCGGATCTACATCCTGGGCCCCAAGAACGAAATCTACGCGATGGACGAGAAGAGCGGGAAGATCGTGGGGCGCTATCCGACCCGCGTCCTCCAGCATATTCTGACCAACACGGCCGACGATCACATCTACGTGGCCAACGCCGCGGGGTACGTGTACTGCCTGAAGGAGTCGGCGCAGAAGTACTAA
- a CDS encoding CPBP family intramembrane glutamic endopeptidase, with translation MARPDAVDAARVLALGLLAMALAALLAGAGLSADLATAVQQAAFFAIPLIYARATGLRPWADNGFRRIDPVRLAAVVLASLALLWILKGLVDLQEEAFRALGLGERVEVERRRIEHGVERAGARGTVYAAALFVAASPLSEETLFRGILLRGLTVRFGAVRAVALTAAAFAAAHWKLVQVPPMLLLGLYFGTVVRLTGSLWAGIVAHAINNAAVLVLTLRYGADLPALPTPAGMVGAAVVVFALCLAFLAVRRADGEA, from the coding sequence ATGGCGCGGCCCGACGCCGTCGACGCGGCGCGCGTCCTGGCTCTGGGGTTGCTGGCGATGGCGCTGGCGGCCCTTCTGGCGGGGGCGGGGCTTTCCGCCGATCTGGCCACGGCGGTCCAGCAGGCGGCGTTCTTCGCGATTCCCCTGATCTACGCCCGCGCGACCGGCCTGCGCCCCTGGGCGGACAACGGCTTCCGCCGGATCGATCCGGTCCGCCTGGCCGCGGTGGTCCTGGCGTCGCTGGCGCTTCTGTGGATTCTCAAGGGGCTGGTGGACCTTCAGGAGGAGGCGTTCCGGGCGCTGGGTCTGGGCGAGCGCGTGGAGGTCGAACGCCGGCGGATCGAGCACGGCGTGGAACGCGCCGGCGCGCGCGGGACCGTGTACGCCGCGGCGCTTTTCGTGGCGGCCTCGCCGCTGAGCGAGGAGACGCTTTTTCGCGGGATCCTCCTGCGCGGCCTGACGGTCCGGTTCGGGGCGGTCCGCGCGGTCGCGCTCACGGCGGCCGCCTTCGCCGCCGCCCATTGGAAGCTCGTGCAGGTCCCGCCCATGCTGCTCTTGGGCCTTTACTTCGGAACCGTCGTCCGGCTCACCGGGAGCCTGTGGGCCGGCATCGTGGCCCACGCGATCAACAACGCCGCGGTTCTCGTTCTGACGCTCCGTTACGGGGCGGACCTTCCCGCGTTGCCCACGCCGGCCGGGATGGTGGGCGCGGCGGTCGTCGTGTTCGCGCTGTGCCTGGCGTTCCTGGCCGTCCGGCGCGCCGACGGGGAGGCGTGA